The genomic interval TCGGACCAGCCCTACCCGGAGCTGCCCTACGACCCCCGGGTGGATGTGACCGCGCTGGGACGCACCACGGTCACGCTGGCCTGGAAGCCGACTCCGACGGGCTCTCTGATGGGTCAGCCCATTCAGTACTGCGTCGTCATCAACAAGGAGCACAACTTCAAGAGCATGTGTGCGGCCGAAGCTAAGATGAGCACCGACGACGCCTTCATGCTGGCGCCGAAGCCTGGCCGAGACTTCAGCCCGTTTGACTTTGCGCACTTTGGCTTCGTTCCCTCAGACAACGGTTTCAACAAAGACAGAGGCCTCATGAGTAACAAGATTTCACGCTCGTACACGATCAAGCCCAAAGCGTTGGACATTCAGAAGGTGTGCATtggcaataaaaacattttcaccgTGTCTGACCTGAAGCCGGACACGCAGTACTACTTTGACGTGTTCGCCGTGAATTCCGCGACCAACACGAGCACGGCGTACGTGGGGACCTTCGCCCGCACTAAAGAGGAGGCGCGTCAGAAGACGGTGGAGCTGAAGGACGGCAAAGTGTCGGACGTTTTCATCAAGAGGAAGGGCAGCAAGTTCCTGCGCTTCGCTCCCGTGTCTTCCCACCAGAGAGTCACCCTGTTCGTCCACACGTGTCTGGACGCCGTGCAGGTGCAGGTGAGGCGCGACGGGAAGCTGGTGCTCTCCCAGAACGTGGAGGGGGTCCGGCAGTTCCAGCTGCGCGGAAAGCCGAAAGCCAAGTACCTGATCCGCCTGCGGGGCAGCAGGAAGGGCGCCTCCACCCTGAAGGTGCTCGCCACCACCCGACCCAGCAGCAAGCAGCCCTTCCCGTCGCTGCCGGAGGACACGCGCATCAAGGCGTTCGACAAGCTGCGCACGTGCTCCTCCGCCACCGTGGCCTGGCTGGGCACGCAGGACCGCAACAAGTACTGCATCTACCGCAAGGAGGTGGCCGACAACTACGGCGAGGAGCAGCGGCGCCGGGAGCAGAACCAGTGCGCCGGGCCGGAGACCCGCAGGAAGTCGGAAAAGGTCCTGTGCAAGTACTTCCACAGCCCGAACCTGCAGAAGGCCGTGACCACAGAGACCATCACGGGCCTGGAGTCGGGCAAGACCTACCTGCTGGACGTTTACGTGGTGGGACACAGCGGGCACTCGGTGAAATACCAGAGTAAACTGGTGAAAACAAGGAAGTACTGCTAAATGACTCTGCAAAGAATAAAtctattataaatatatatattaaataagtTTATTTAACTCTAAGTGATATTCTACTAAGGAGTGTATACAGACTACTCACACAGCGGACGGGCCTGTGGCAGTGACTGAACTGTTTTGTAGAGAGAGAAATCCACctgtatatttatgtttacatttcattgtGGCACCTCAGGGTGGCCCCGTAAGCGTGAGGTGTCCTTCATTTCCTAGGCTTGACATCATCATGTCGCCACTGGGGGAGGCAGAACTTCAGAGATCACTTTTNNNNNNNNNNNNNNNNNNNNNNNNNNNNNNNNNNNNNNNNNNNNNNNNNNNNNNNNNNNNNNNNNNNNNNNNNNNNNNNNNNNNNNNNNNNNNNNNNNNNNNNNNNNNNNNNNNNNNNNNNNNNNNNNNNNNNNNNNNNNNNNNNNNNNNNNNNNNNNNNNNNNNNNNNNNNNNNNNNNNNNNNNNNNNNNNNNNNNNNNGACATGAAGTAGGATGAAGTattcactggaaaaaaaaactcatttcatTTCCCCAGATCAACCAAATAAtaggttttcattttcatagACAGTAAAACAAATCTGTGCACTGTAGTTTACTTCTGAAAAATCAAAAATTATGATCAGAGATGGAAGTAAAACAAAACCTCATAGCCttaaggcctttgcacactgagtctttttttttcattgacagAAATTGCCACATGGTTAAAAGAAATACCATCTCATGTTGCATTTGCACACTGACTCTAAAACTTTCTTCTGTCATATTTGTTTCGGAACAGGTTGGGTTTTCTGCGTCAAAATCCTTTAGAGGGTTGTTTGACTATTCAGAGCCACCATACATGCAAACATCATCAAGCAAAATGGCAAACATCCTGCCAGCCGCTCTTTCTTGGTCATTTCCCTTCAATTTGACTTTCTGCTGCTACAACCGGACTTGTCCAGTTAAACAACAGTATgtaggctaacattagcatattCATGTTAGCAAACTTGTATTAGATGTTGTTGAGTGACTTATGTTACTGAGTTTGTGACTTTCTAATATTTCATTACTTGTGCTGCATAGATGCTGTCTCTAAAAGCTCAGTAAACGTTTCACATTCTGTGATAAAACCTTTGAGTTTTTAGTTTGAATTTTCCAAAAATTAAGaaactttattttgtgtttatttagctGACTCTTGATGAGTATGTCTTATTCTGTAAAGATCTTAAAACTGGCTAGCTCATGCATTAGCCTTGGAAGCCACTTTTGCAGCTTTCTGCAGGATCAATAGTGATGAGGTTAATATTGTCTAGTGGAGACAGGCCCTAATAAACCAACACCAATACATAAGTAACATTAATTTATTTGAAGAAAGTGACCTCAATCCCCATAACCCAATGTATTAgcctttataaataaaatacacatataACCAACCTGTCACAGAGGTTATGGGATAATCCAGGATTGATTTTGAGTCCTTTCCAATCCCCAAATTCTATCCACCCATTGGGAGGTCACACAtggttgagttgtgttttcTCCAGAGCTCTTTTGCTGTCCAGTGTACTGAACTAGAAAATGCACCATGCCCTGCAAAATGTCTctaagaaaaatgtaaacataggCTTTCAGGGTTCAAGAGCCATAAATCTTTCTTTCTAATGTTGCAGAGAACATGAGGTGTAAAGAGAAAGAATGGGGGTATGCCTTTGTtataaaaaacactgtttttctttaaggGGGGGAGAAGCTTGGATAAAATACTAATGAAAAATGATAATTCCTTCACTATCCTCGCTATTTCAAACGAAAATACAAATGACACTAACCAGGCAATCGTCTCTTTAGCAATCTTCCTGTCTAACTCCCATTgtacaaaaacatacaattaaaaaaacaggctCCGATCTTGCTAGATTGGATGACTGGCAAATTCTATTTAACCATTAGACAAAGTGAACCACAAATAAGCAAAGAGAAAATCCAgacacacatcagcacacatATCCACACGTTCCAATTAACAGGCGTCTCAGGTTAATGGAaaacgctctctctctgttgtggCCAAGAAAAGCAGCTGTTTGCCATGTTTCCATCATTTGGGAAGCTGCACTGTGATTCGTCGCCACAACTCATGTCAATCAAGCGCTCCTGGTCAGAGGAAAtgcagggggggcgggggggggggggggaggtccACCTGGCTCCCATTAACCTGCTGTTGCCCTGAAATAATGTGGAGGAGCTTCCAGAGAGCAGTGGGAGCGTCACTGTAAACGTCCACTAACTAATGTTAgccctgcatgtgtgaataagaTGGGGCTGTGAAGTGGCTTCTTTAAAGAGTCTCCAGCTCTCTGGTCAACCCAAGAGGTCCGGCGTTGGAAAAAGTGAACACACGCTTCCTTTTTTTGCCAACATGCTTCAGGGAATCTCCTCACAAACACTCAGCAAACATACACAGAGAAACCTCTATCCCAGAGCTA from Labrus mixtus chromosome 3, fLabMix1.1, whole genome shotgun sequence carries:
- the ndnf gene encoding protein NDNF, which gives rise to MRQCKSWSVLLLLLVMGLGAMAQKLPTRDEGLFQMQIRDKTMFHDSSVIPDGAEISGYLFRDTPKRYYFVVEEDNTPLSVTMTPCDAPLEWKLTLQELPEEASGEGSGVPEPLDQQKQQVTVDEGTELFTYKGNDVESYVATSTPSGLYQLELLSTEKDSNFKVYATTTPESDQPYPELPYDPRVDVTALGRTTVTLAWKPTPTGSLMGQPIQYCVVINKEHNFKSMCAAEAKMSTDDAFMLAPKPGRDFSPFDFAHFGFVPSDNGFNKDRGLMSNKISRSYTIKPKALDIQKVCIGNKNIFTVSDLKPDTQYYFDVFAVNSATNTSTAYVGTFARTKEEARQKTVELKDGKVSDVFIKRKGSKFLRFAPVSSHQRVTLFVHTCLDAVQVQVRRDGKLVLSQNVEGVRQFQLRGKPKAKYLIRLRGSRKGASTLKVLATTRPSSKQPFPSLPEDTRIKAFDKLRTCSSATVAWLGTQDRNKYCIYRKEVADNYGEEQRRREQNQCAGPETRRKSEKVLCKYFHSPNLQKAVTTETITGLESGKTYLLDVYVVGHSGHSVKYQSKLVKTRKYC